One stretch of Nicotiana tabacum cultivar K326 chromosome 18, ASM71507v2, whole genome shotgun sequence DNA includes these proteins:
- the LOC107801625 gene encoding RAF-like serine/threonine-protein kinase PRAF isoform X4, with translation MAFDQNSIPKDLRPLNIVRTVPEDSGIAPVTTSGRPVEGFYGNLTRDVGGSPGTMPGVYYPTTVADAGFVGLGFTNAAPGAAGWVPQVVSSQPPGVVTIGVMNSGSGSSKNLHFGARVGSNASDRASDDGGDDSVLGRKVKFLCSFGGRIMPRPSDGALRYVGGQTRIISVRREVSFAELVRKMVDTYGQDVVIKYQLPDEDLDALVSVSCPEDLENMMDEYEKLVERASDGSAKLRVFLFSASEPESSGVMQLRDLQDLQDSGQRYVEAVNGIGDGFSGIGITRKGSTASAGSTQNSEFSGSEAVDSLANGQGELRGIPAFDALSPCGTSATSQEPAYRLVYTDANPATHADASVTPMTIPLVVPGPVPSLSAQLENALEKSVPVAAAQQRQMGYDMQQTGVTYPGTTPYVPAYVDPQRENLNRADYVQIPSQMGFPRQLLGTVGPVINQQHIIAGAPTQQFVPALHMTMTPSAHVSMNPNMVPSPIQPQHVRFENYPAEGTLGPRVVQFPVDQGYSAYQHQVPPAAYGWHQIPQSQQAPLSEGQVPPPLVTGSEALSRFDDCLMCQKSLPHAHSDTVAVEQRESPASTTSDFNSVYHSLRLDERGRPIHRAVTTGTLGEGAVEQQGASVGQRIGGQGEVVGVSQNVDKQYEYDRNLQKPEFVPEHPKVSVPQGMIGLTGTMQSPYGVFVGAVPQPYHVNATEQLMVSPQYQIKQEVAANKPVNNDFLKVGVVPGQIVDNLSGESPKNYGGNTPAMLPKEDDVESLMAYNHLRQIEGRMENLLINPAEVLAPNEQSKSTVDNFRREDMLNNRVQQFGGREGYPGLVTSNVNPNEIPASSNDAPFMHNIRAAEGYEVSSHITANATERTPAIGEWKDGAQHFQQMLSPTTAEMAILDGTPPFVQESSNSLYSNQDPWSLQHDAHFPPPKPSKLQLKKEAAGTKDYSGEKRFGNNSELPTVTNGGLQTQIRLEDGACLPSGNTDFSSDQSRSKKGSAEEMIKRELQAVAEGVAASVLQSSTPSNADLSIHGRSESPSSTQWNAEFESADAGKDNKDKFEETKAQFPERANFGFPVSDGIGRLQIIKNSDLEEMRELGSGTFGTVYHGKWRGTDVAIKRINDRCFAGKASEQERMRDDFWNEAIKLADLHHPNVVAFYGVVLDGPGGSVATVTEYMVNGSLRNALQKNERNLDKRKRLVITMDVAFGMEYLHGKNIVHFDLKSDNLLVNLRDPHRPICKENIDQEENTGRK, from the exons ATGGCTTTTGatcagaattcaattcccaaAGATTTGCGCCCGTTGAACATTGTTAGGACAGTGCCAGAAGACTCTGGTATTGCTCCTGTGACCACATCTGGTAGACCCGTTGAGGGGTTTTATGGTAACCTGACCCGGGATGTTGGAGGTAGTCCTGGAACTATGCCTGGGGTTTATTACCCTACCACTGTAGCGGATGCTGGGTTTGTAGGTTTAGGGTTTACAAATGCCGCTCCAGGAGCGGCCGGTTGGGTCCCGCAGGTTGTGTCTTCTCAGCCTCCTGGTGTTGTTACTATTGGCGTTATGAATTCGGGAAGTGGGTCGTCGAAGAATCTGCATTTCGGGGCACGGGTTGGTAGTAATGCGTCTGATCGTGCTAGTGATGATGGTGGTGATGATTCGGTGTTGGGGAGGAAAGTTAAGTTTTTGTGTAGTTTTGGGGGGAGGATAATGCCGAGGCCGAGTGATGGCGCGTTGAGATATGTGGGTGGACAGACTAGGATTATTAGTGTTAGGAGGGAGGTGAGTTTTGCTGAACTGGTTCGCAAAATGGTAGATACTTATGGGCAGGATGTGGTAATTAAGTACCAGTTGCCTGATGAGGATCTTGACGCGCTAGTGTCTGTTTCTTGTCCGGAAGATCTTGAAAATATGATGGATGAGTACGAAAAGTTGGTTGAAAGAGCGTCAGATGGGTCAGCTAAATTGAGGGTGTTCCTGTTTTCGGCTTCAGAGCCAGAGTCGTCCGGTGTGATGCAATTAAGAGATCTGCAAGATCTGCAAGATAGTGGACAGAGGtatgtcgaggcagtgaatgggATTGGTGATGGGTTTAGTGGTATTGGTATTACTAGGAAAGGGAGTACCGCTAGTGCTGGTTCCACCCAGAATTCAGAATTTAGCGGCTCTGAAGCTGTTGATAGCTTAGCCAATGGTCAAGGGGAGCTTAGAGGCATACCTGCTTTTGACGCACTATCACCTTGTGGGACTTCCGCTACCTCTCAAGAACCTGCTTACCGATTGGTGTATACAGATGCAAATCCTGCAACTCATGCCGATGCTTCTGTCACTCCAATGACCATTCCATTAGTCGTTCCCGGGCCAGTGCCAAGCTTATCTGCTCAGCTGGAGAATGCGTTAGAGAAATCTGTGCCTGTCGCTGCTGCACAGCAGCGACAGATGGGTTATGATATGCAGCAAACAGGAGTGACTTATCCAGGAACTACACCATATGTCCCGGCTTATGTGGATCCTCAAAGGGAGAACCTAAACCGTGCAGATTATGTTCAAATACCTTCCCAGATGGGATTTCCGAGGCAGCTTTTGGGAACTGTTGGGCCAGTAATCAATCAGCAGCATATAATTGCTGGTGCTCCGACTCAGCAGTTTGTCCCTGCTCTTCACATGACAATGACTCCTTCCGCTCATGTCAGTATGAATCCTAATATGGTTCCCTCACCGATTCAGCCCCAACATGTTAGGTTTGAAAATTATCCTGCAGAAGGCACATTGGGGCCGAGAGTTGTGCAGTTCCCTGTTGACCAAGGATATAGTGCTTATCAGCATCAGGTCCCTCCTGCAGCTTACGGATGGCACCAGATTCCGCAGTCTCAACAGGCACCGCTTTCTGAAGGCCAGGTGCCTCCACCACTGGTTACTGGTTCTGAGGCGTTATCTCGGTTTGATGACTGTCTAATGTGTCAAAAATCGCTGCCTCATGCACACTCAGATACAGTAGCAGTGGAACAAAGAGAGAGTCCTGCAAGCACAACGTCTGATTTTAATTCAGTGTATCATAGCCTTAGATTGGATGAAAGGGGTCGGCCTATTCACCGAGCTGTTACAACCGGAACGTTAGGTGAGGGGGCTGTTGAACAACAAGGAGCTTCTGTTGGGCAAAGAATTGGGGGTCAAGGTGAGGTAGTTGGAGTCTCACAAAATGTTGATAAACAGTATGAATATGATAGGAACCTCCAAAAGCCTGAGTTTGTGCCAGAGCACCCAAAGGTGTCAGTTCCCCAAGGTATGATAGGGTTAACGGGTACGATGCAATCACCTTATGGAGTTTTTGTTGGTGCTGTTCCTCAACCATACCATGTTAATGCCACTGAGCAGCTTATGGTTTCACCACAGTATCAGATTAAACAAGAAGTTGCTGCGAACAAACCCGTCAATAATGATTTCCTTAAAGTTGGAGTTGTGCCTGGTCAAATAGTGGATAACTTAAGTGGCGAATCTCCCAAAAACTATGGTGGAAACACTCCTGCCATGCTTCCAAAAGAAGATGACGTAGAGTCCTTAATGGCTTACAACCACTTGAGACAAATTGAAGGAAGAATGGAAAATCTCCTGATAAACCCCGCTGAAGTGTTAGCACCTAATGAGCAGAGTAAGTCAACTGTTGATAACTTTAGAAGGGAAGACATGTTGAATAACAGAGTTCAACAGTTTGGTGGGAGGGAAGGATACCCAGGTTTGGTTACAAGTAACGTGAATCCAAATGAAATACCAGCTTCTTCAAATGACGCTCCTTTCATGCATAACATTCGGGCTGCAGAAGGATATGAAGTCTCTTCCCATATAACTGCCAATGCAACAGAAAGAACTCCAGCTATTGGTGAATGGAAAGATGGGGCCCAGCATTTCCAGCAAATGTTGAGTCCTACAACTGCAGAAATGGCCATACTCGATGGTACCCCACCATTTGTACAGGAAAGCTCAAATTCTTTATATAGCAACCAGGATCCTTGGAGTTTGCAACATGATGCCCATTTCCCTCCTCCTAAACCTAGTAAACTTCAGCTAAAAAAGGAAGCTGCAGGCACCAAGGATTACTCTGGCGAGAAACGTTTTGGCAATAACAGTGAGTTGCCAACTGTTACTAATGGGGGATTACAAACACAAATTCGGTTGGAAGATGGAGCTTGCCTGCCTTCAGGTAATACAGATTTCAGTTCAGATCAATCACGGTCCAAGAAAG GCTCAGCAGAGGAAATGATCAAGCGAGAACTTCAGGCTGTTGCCGAGGGTGTCGCCGCTTCTGTTCTTCAGTCATCAACTCCATCTAATGCTGACCTTTCCATACATGGAAGGAGTGAGTCCCCATCTTCTACTCAATGGAATGCTGAATTTGAAAGCGCTGATGCCGGAAAGGACAACAAAGATAAATTTGAG GAAACTAAGGCTCAATTTCCAGAGAGAGCAAATTTTGGATTTCCTGTTTCAGATGGCATTGGACGCTTGCAG ATTATAAAGAATAGTGACCTCGAGGAGATGCGAGAATTGGGTTCTGGTACATTTGGCACTGTTTATCATGGAAAGTGGAGGGGTACTGATGTTGCAATTAAAAGGATTAACGACAGGTGTTTTGCTGGGAAAGCTTCAGAACAAGAGCGCATG AGGGATGATTTCTGGAATGAGGCCATCAAACTCGCAGATTTGCACCATCCGAACGTTGTTGCATTCTATGGTGTTGTGCTAGATGGTCCAGGTGGCTCAGTGGCAACTGTTACAGAATATATGGTTAACGGGTCCTTGAGAAATGCTTTACAGAAGAATGAGAG GAATCTGGATAAGCGGAAACGCCTCGTTATCACAATGGATGTTGCATTTGGAATGGAGTATTTGCATGGGAAGAATATAGTGCACTTTGACTTGAAAAGTGACAATCTGTTGGTTAATCTCCGTGATCCCCACCGTCCAATATGCAAG GAGAATATTGATCAAGAGGAGAATACGGGAAGGAAATAA
- the LOC107801625 gene encoding RAF-like serine/threonine-protein kinase 20 isoform X1 → MAFDQNSIPKDLRPLNIVRTVPEDSGIAPVTTSGRPVEGFYGNLTRDVGGSPGTMPGVYYPTTVADAGFVGLGFTNAAPGAAGWVPQVVSSQPPGVVTIGVMNSGSGSSKNLHFGARVGSNASDRASDDGGDDSVLGRKVKFLCSFGGRIMPRPSDGALRYVGGQTRIISVRREVSFAELVRKMVDTYGQDVVIKYQLPDEDLDALVSVSCPEDLENMMDEYEKLVERASDGSAKLRVFLFSASEPESSGVMQLRDLQDLQDSGQRYVEAVNGIGDGFSGIGITRKGSTASAGSTQNSEFSGSEAVDSLANGQGELRGIPAFDALSPCGTSATSQEPAYRLVYTDANPATHADASVTPMTIPLVVPGPVPSLSAQLENALEKSVPVAAAQQRQMGYDMQQTGVTYPGTTPYVPAYVDPQRENLNRADYVQIPSQMGFPRQLLGTVGPVINQQHIIAGAPTQQFVPALHMTMTPSAHVSMNPNMVPSPIQPQHVRFENYPAEGTLGPRVVQFPVDQGYSAYQHQVPPAAYGWHQIPQSQQAPLSEGQVPPPLVTGSEALSRFDDCLMCQKSLPHAHSDTVAVEQRESPASTTSDFNSVYHSLRLDERGRPIHRAVTTGTLGEGAVEQQGASVGQRIGGQGEVVGVSQNVDKQYEYDRNLQKPEFVPEHPKVSVPQGMIGLTGTMQSPYGVFVGAVPQPYHVNATEQLMVSPQYQIKQEVAANKPVNNDFLKVGVVPGQIVDNLSGESPKNYGGNTPAMLPKEDDVESLMAYNHLRQIEGRMENLLINPAEVLAPNEQSKSTVDNFRREDMLNNRVQQFGGREGYPGLVTSNVNPNEIPASSNDAPFMHNIRAAEGYEVSSHITANATERTPAIGEWKDGAQHFQQMLSPTTAEMAILDGTPPFVQESSNSLYSNQDPWSLQHDAHFPPPKPSKLQLKKEAAGTKDYSGEKRFGNNSELPTVTNGGLQTQIRLEDGACLPSGNTDFSSDQSRSKKGSAEEMIKRELQAVAEGVAASVLQSSTPSNADLSIHGRSESPSSTQWNAEFESADAGKDNKDKFEETKAQFPERANFGFPVSDGIGRLQIIKNSDLEEMRELGSGTFGTVYHGKWRGTDVAIKRINDRCFAGKASEQERMRDDFWNEAIKLADLHHPNVVAFYGVVLDGPGGSVATVTEYMVNGSLRNALQKNERNLDKRKRLVITMDVAFGMEYLHGKNIVHFDLKSDNLLVNLRDPHRPICKVGDLGLSKVKCQTLISGGVRGTLPWMAPELLNGSSSLVSEKVDVFSFGIVMWELLTGEEPYAELHYGAIIGGIVSNTLRPPVPDSCDADWRILMERCWSAEPSERPSFTEIANDLRVMQSKLPPKGQNQQSPPSANTNQAKS, encoded by the exons ATGGCTTTTGatcagaattcaattcccaaAGATTTGCGCCCGTTGAACATTGTTAGGACAGTGCCAGAAGACTCTGGTATTGCTCCTGTGACCACATCTGGTAGACCCGTTGAGGGGTTTTATGGTAACCTGACCCGGGATGTTGGAGGTAGTCCTGGAACTATGCCTGGGGTTTATTACCCTACCACTGTAGCGGATGCTGGGTTTGTAGGTTTAGGGTTTACAAATGCCGCTCCAGGAGCGGCCGGTTGGGTCCCGCAGGTTGTGTCTTCTCAGCCTCCTGGTGTTGTTACTATTGGCGTTATGAATTCGGGAAGTGGGTCGTCGAAGAATCTGCATTTCGGGGCACGGGTTGGTAGTAATGCGTCTGATCGTGCTAGTGATGATGGTGGTGATGATTCGGTGTTGGGGAGGAAAGTTAAGTTTTTGTGTAGTTTTGGGGGGAGGATAATGCCGAGGCCGAGTGATGGCGCGTTGAGATATGTGGGTGGACAGACTAGGATTATTAGTGTTAGGAGGGAGGTGAGTTTTGCTGAACTGGTTCGCAAAATGGTAGATACTTATGGGCAGGATGTGGTAATTAAGTACCAGTTGCCTGATGAGGATCTTGACGCGCTAGTGTCTGTTTCTTGTCCGGAAGATCTTGAAAATATGATGGATGAGTACGAAAAGTTGGTTGAAAGAGCGTCAGATGGGTCAGCTAAATTGAGGGTGTTCCTGTTTTCGGCTTCAGAGCCAGAGTCGTCCGGTGTGATGCAATTAAGAGATCTGCAAGATCTGCAAGATAGTGGACAGAGGtatgtcgaggcagtgaatgggATTGGTGATGGGTTTAGTGGTATTGGTATTACTAGGAAAGGGAGTACCGCTAGTGCTGGTTCCACCCAGAATTCAGAATTTAGCGGCTCTGAAGCTGTTGATAGCTTAGCCAATGGTCAAGGGGAGCTTAGAGGCATACCTGCTTTTGACGCACTATCACCTTGTGGGACTTCCGCTACCTCTCAAGAACCTGCTTACCGATTGGTGTATACAGATGCAAATCCTGCAACTCATGCCGATGCTTCTGTCACTCCAATGACCATTCCATTAGTCGTTCCCGGGCCAGTGCCAAGCTTATCTGCTCAGCTGGAGAATGCGTTAGAGAAATCTGTGCCTGTCGCTGCTGCACAGCAGCGACAGATGGGTTATGATATGCAGCAAACAGGAGTGACTTATCCAGGAACTACACCATATGTCCCGGCTTATGTGGATCCTCAAAGGGAGAACCTAAACCGTGCAGATTATGTTCAAATACCTTCCCAGATGGGATTTCCGAGGCAGCTTTTGGGAACTGTTGGGCCAGTAATCAATCAGCAGCATATAATTGCTGGTGCTCCGACTCAGCAGTTTGTCCCTGCTCTTCACATGACAATGACTCCTTCCGCTCATGTCAGTATGAATCCTAATATGGTTCCCTCACCGATTCAGCCCCAACATGTTAGGTTTGAAAATTATCCTGCAGAAGGCACATTGGGGCCGAGAGTTGTGCAGTTCCCTGTTGACCAAGGATATAGTGCTTATCAGCATCAGGTCCCTCCTGCAGCTTACGGATGGCACCAGATTCCGCAGTCTCAACAGGCACCGCTTTCTGAAGGCCAGGTGCCTCCACCACTGGTTACTGGTTCTGAGGCGTTATCTCGGTTTGATGACTGTCTAATGTGTCAAAAATCGCTGCCTCATGCACACTCAGATACAGTAGCAGTGGAACAAAGAGAGAGTCCTGCAAGCACAACGTCTGATTTTAATTCAGTGTATCATAGCCTTAGATTGGATGAAAGGGGTCGGCCTATTCACCGAGCTGTTACAACCGGAACGTTAGGTGAGGGGGCTGTTGAACAACAAGGAGCTTCTGTTGGGCAAAGAATTGGGGGTCAAGGTGAGGTAGTTGGAGTCTCACAAAATGTTGATAAACAGTATGAATATGATAGGAACCTCCAAAAGCCTGAGTTTGTGCCAGAGCACCCAAAGGTGTCAGTTCCCCAAGGTATGATAGGGTTAACGGGTACGATGCAATCACCTTATGGAGTTTTTGTTGGTGCTGTTCCTCAACCATACCATGTTAATGCCACTGAGCAGCTTATGGTTTCACCACAGTATCAGATTAAACAAGAAGTTGCTGCGAACAAACCCGTCAATAATGATTTCCTTAAAGTTGGAGTTGTGCCTGGTCAAATAGTGGATAACTTAAGTGGCGAATCTCCCAAAAACTATGGTGGAAACACTCCTGCCATGCTTCCAAAAGAAGATGACGTAGAGTCCTTAATGGCTTACAACCACTTGAGACAAATTGAAGGAAGAATGGAAAATCTCCTGATAAACCCCGCTGAAGTGTTAGCACCTAATGAGCAGAGTAAGTCAACTGTTGATAACTTTAGAAGGGAAGACATGTTGAATAACAGAGTTCAACAGTTTGGTGGGAGGGAAGGATACCCAGGTTTGGTTACAAGTAACGTGAATCCAAATGAAATACCAGCTTCTTCAAATGACGCTCCTTTCATGCATAACATTCGGGCTGCAGAAGGATATGAAGTCTCTTCCCATATAACTGCCAATGCAACAGAAAGAACTCCAGCTATTGGTGAATGGAAAGATGGGGCCCAGCATTTCCAGCAAATGTTGAGTCCTACAACTGCAGAAATGGCCATACTCGATGGTACCCCACCATTTGTACAGGAAAGCTCAAATTCTTTATATAGCAACCAGGATCCTTGGAGTTTGCAACATGATGCCCATTTCCCTCCTCCTAAACCTAGTAAACTTCAGCTAAAAAAGGAAGCTGCAGGCACCAAGGATTACTCTGGCGAGAAACGTTTTGGCAATAACAGTGAGTTGCCAACTGTTACTAATGGGGGATTACAAACACAAATTCGGTTGGAAGATGGAGCTTGCCTGCCTTCAGGTAATACAGATTTCAGTTCAGATCAATCACGGTCCAAGAAAG GCTCAGCAGAGGAAATGATCAAGCGAGAACTTCAGGCTGTTGCCGAGGGTGTCGCCGCTTCTGTTCTTCAGTCATCAACTCCATCTAATGCTGACCTTTCCATACATGGAAGGAGTGAGTCCCCATCTTCTACTCAATGGAATGCTGAATTTGAAAGCGCTGATGCCGGAAAGGACAACAAAGATAAATTTGAG GAAACTAAGGCTCAATTTCCAGAGAGAGCAAATTTTGGATTTCCTGTTTCAGATGGCATTGGACGCTTGCAG ATTATAAAGAATAGTGACCTCGAGGAGATGCGAGAATTGGGTTCTGGTACATTTGGCACTGTTTATCATGGAAAGTGGAGGGGTACTGATGTTGCAATTAAAAGGATTAACGACAGGTGTTTTGCTGGGAAAGCTTCAGAACAAGAGCGCATG AGGGATGATTTCTGGAATGAGGCCATCAAACTCGCAGATTTGCACCATCCGAACGTTGTTGCATTCTATGGTGTTGTGCTAGATGGTCCAGGTGGCTCAGTGGCAACTGTTACAGAATATATGGTTAACGGGTCCTTGAGAAATGCTTTACAGAAGAATGAGAG GAATCTGGATAAGCGGAAACGCCTCGTTATCACAATGGATGTTGCATTTGGAATGGAGTATTTGCATGGGAAGAATATAGTGCACTTTGACTTGAAAAGTGACAATCTGTTGGTTAATCTCCGTGATCCCCACCGTCCAATATGCAAG GTTGGTGATTTGGGGCTATCCAAAGTAAAGTGTCAAACACTAATCTCAGGCGGTGTACGTGGAACTCTCCCCTGGATGGCACCAGAACTCCTCAATGGGAGTAGTAGTCTTGTCTCTGAGAAG GTTGATGTATTCTCCTTTGGAATTGTGATGTGGGAACTTCTTACTGGAGAAGAACCTTACGCCGAATTGCACTATGGAGCTATCATTG GTGGTATCGTGAGTAATACATTGCGGCCGCCTGTGCCGGATTCCTGTGATGCGGATTGGAGGATACTCATGGAGAGATGCTGGTCAGCTGAACCGTCGGAGAGGCCTAGCTTTACCGAGATTGCCAATGATTTGAGAGTGATGCAATCTAAGCTTCCTCCCAAAGGACAAAACCAACAATCACCTCCTTCAGCAAATACCAACCAAGCTAAAAGTTGA